Part of the Melopsittacus undulatus isolate bMelUnd1 chromosome Z, bMelUnd1.mat.Z, whole genome shotgun sequence genome is shown below.
AGGGTTTGTTAGTATCAACAGCATATATACCTAAgaatcttttctccttctgaatACTACAAAACTTGTCTTTGCTAATGAGAATGAAATGTAGTCTGTCTGGTTTTGTCATAAGAATTTGCACACTTCTGGAATACCAGCCTTTATACAATGTTAAAATAGCCATTTCAATTAAATATCAGATTTATTTGGCAGTGATTACATTGAAATACATGTATAGAGATTTAcatgaataaaataaacactACTGCTTTGAAGTAACCTCTGTTTAAACACTTTGTTACAGATTTGTACTATGGTGGAGAAGCTTTCTCTATAGAGCAGCCACAGTCTTTTACTTGTCCTTATTGTGGAAAAATGGGTTATACGGAAACATCTCTTCAAGACCATGTTACTTCTGAGCATGCAGAAACATCAACAGAAGTGGTAAGATCCTCCAGAATTGGCTTTCAATTGTGGTAGACATACATTAAAAAGAGTCTCCCTGCTGGAGAACTGGTAGCctcctgttctttttctttcttgaagcataaattcatttaaataaaatataaaagactACAGAAGAATATAGAAGTGTTATAGGGATGACATACCTATGTTTAGCAGCAACATCAAAATTCTGTGTTGCATGTGTGTTGTCATATGAtgagcttgctttctttcatgGTTGCTGTTTGTTTGTCCTGATACAAAGGCTGCCATGTTTAGGAGATTATTATCCTGGAAGACAAAACTTAGAACAGTGTTATGGGTTACTCTGTGTGGCTATGCCTCCCTTTTCACAATCAGTATGTAACTGTCCTGGAGGCTCATATTTGTGCAAGTCTTCTGTAACTGTAAAAGAGGGGGAGACAATTTGATATGTGCTTCAGATAGTTTTTGTAATGGACCTGGTATACAGGTGCAGTGAAAGTTGTCATTCTTCTGAAACTGTTGCTGTTAAAGCAGGGTATCTCCCATCCCTAACTGGGTagaacatttatttctgttgataTTTGTTCATCTGAGGTGTTAGCTCCTGCTGTCTTGATGGTCTTTGGGAGTAGGAGAAATGATGTTAGCAGGACATCTAGAGTGCTCTTGTCTGGCTAGATTCCTAGAAAAATGTGAATGCTTGAAGTGGATTATCACTAATACATTGTGAAGAAATTGCGTACAAATAGGTTCTATATTCTAATCTTCTAGTTGGCTTAACTTCCAAGGAatgtggaagaaaattaaccttTCTGCTCCAACCCTGTTAAGGATCTTGTGCAAAGGACAGGGGAGCTGGTTTGCCTGCCTATTTGAGACTCCAAAGGTGTTATGATTGTCCTTAAGGACATAGAAAGTCAAAATGTTTACTTCGCAAATAGTTGTGCTGAAGGATATAGTTTAACTTAGTGACGCACAGCAGTTTTTATGATCTCTTTgagtttttctttaactttaCAACTTTCAAGTGAAGCATCAACCGTTGAAAGTTCCACATTTGGAGGATTTTATGTGGTGGCTTAGTACTGCAGTTCCGATTTGCACCACTTGATGTCAGTGGTACGTTCCTGCCAGAGAATGTTAGATTCCAGATACTTAAATTTGACACACCCTTGTTTGCAGCTGTGACTTCCAGAACTCAGTACATGAAGCCTAGATTTGTGATCCTAGACACCTGCGACTCCACTGATTCCTGAAAGAGGTGTATgtgtaaagaaaaagcaagttcCTTTTTATGAGTCAGTCTGCAACATTGTTAAATCTTTGTTCAAAATAGTGATAAAGGACAATATTTTAATCTTTGGATATGACTGTATTTCCTAAATTCTGAATCTGGCTTCTGTGATAAATGGTTGTGTGCATATCCAAGCATAGAACTGCTTGCACGGTGAAAGACTACAATattactgaagaagaaaatatggaTTCTAAATATTTGTGGTCTTAGGCATTCAAGCAATTTTTTCTGTTTAGATACAGAGCTTGTAGTGTTTGTATTATCTCTGTCCTTCCAAAGATGTGTTATATTTTAGATACTTATTTAGATATTTTGTTTAATGGAAGTTTTCAGAGGTGGAATCACTTTTACTTTACAGTGCACATCTCCCTGGGCCCCTTTTTtcagagaattttttttaattcattaaatttTGCCATTTGTATGTTCAAGAGTCATGTTCTTCTCAAAGCTGACTACTGAAGTTAAAGTGGTGTTAAAGATGTGACAGCTATTGTCAAAAGATGCTACAGCTGAGATATTACAGTAAACTTGTTTCAAGACCTTGTCCTCACATCCATAAGATGAATGTGTGTGCTGTTACATAGGTGTTCTTAATGCCCATGGTCTTTTATGATCTGTTGTCAAATACTTGAGTTTATGCATGAAGAGTATTGGGAACCTGGGCTTTATATTACAGTCAAGTTGTTCCATAAGGTCAAGATTATTTGGCTGCAGTGAACAGAGATAAATGAATAGACAGCAGCTGCATTTAACTGTCAAAGTGCTGTTAATTTGAGCATTTAATATGTGGGGGAAGATTTttgtggaatttttttttttttcctgtcatctgTGGAACTtcaaaagcaaactgcaaaactagtgtaaagaaaaatggaagatgTTTTTCAAGCTGTTTCTGAAGTTACTTAAAAAATATGCCATAATTATGGTAGTTTGTCTTAGTTAACATATTTCTtggtttaaaagaaacagataaaCCACAGACAGAGATCAGTGCATTCTGCCAGAATACTGTTGTGTAGGTATATGGGGAATAGCCCCTCTCTGCCAAACCTATAGTTACACACTGCCTGGATGGGTGGTCCCAGTTTCATACTTCTGCAGATACTTGCACATTGTTTTGTCTGCTGCAATGAGTGTCAGGCAGATAAGTAGTAATCCTGTATAATCAGACTCAACTGTTCATGACAATTTGTATACAGATACTAATTTTTAAGACATTTCAAGCTGAATTTGAAAATTCTGGCTCTGGTTTTCCTAACATTCTGAAAATTGGAAAGTAAAAGGTATATAAATTTTTGGCTGTACTTGgatatattttttgtatttttttaatatattgctGTCAGAGTTTGTGAATATCTTGACTGTGATTTCAAAGCATAAGAATTGTGCCCACTTGTCTAATGATTGTCTCAATAATATGAGTTCTgttttgtgtaaaaaaaaattatagtcATGTTTTGACTTGCTTTGTCATTTCAGATCTGTCCAATATGTGCAGCATTACCTGGAGGGGATCCCAATCATGTCACAGATGACTTTGCAGCTCATCTTACACTGGAACACAGAGCTCCTAGAGATTTAATATCCTTTCCAAGTTGGGGCAAAGAGGCTAGACTGTTTCATCTAGTAGCCATGatagctttttgctttttatggtCAAAGGGTCATACCTCCAGGTTTCATGGAACTTAAGCTGCTAAAGATCTGTatgtcaaaaataaaaaggttcaTTTACTAGTTTAAAAGATTATAAATACTAGATTGTGAAGAGACTGTAGATAAACTTGACAGTGCTTTCCGCTCTAACAGCAAAGATAAAGAATTTGGGCACTGAGAAAGTTTTATTTATACTTGCACTGTGGTCTGTCCCGCCTTATCATTAGTCTTGACGCTGCTTTATGTATCCAGATGCAGTAGTGTGCTTGTAGGTATTTGTGACATGATCTGAGAATGATTTCAGCTCGGCTAGTTTTGGCAAATGATTTTAAACTTGCTTAACTACTTTCAACACCATGTTTTGAAAACTTATTTTCATTGTTACTGACACATACCCTGCAGAACTTTCAGATTTcctgggacacacacacatacctgGGTCAACTGATTAAATACAATTTGGTTTGCACTTTTATTTCATGTAGCCTCCCTACAGTAAGCAGTATCTCTGAAGTATTCCTTGTCTCATTTAAACAAATGGACAAAATGAGTACATTATTACTCTGGTAGTGGCTCTTttgtttaaagatttttaaaaaggaaaaaaaaattaagctctAGCAACtggagtaaaagaaaaataagaaataatccAATCCCTAGCAACTGTGTATTATGCTAACTGAAGGGAGACAGCATTTAAGGAGATGGCTCCACTTCTGTTATGATTTTGTTTTAGTGTTACCATGGTTTAAGGTCAGGACAGACTAACTGCACATGTTAATTACTGCAGAGTGCATGTAACTTTCTGTAGGCCAAAAATCTTCCCACTTAGACTGCAATTAATTTCATACTGAAATGAACAAGATGTTTGAGAACTCACATCTCTTCAGCTTTTTCTCCCAAACCAGTACAAGAGATGCCACTGGATGACTGAAGTTGGGAATGAATACTTGAGTtagaaaaaatcttttcttttcaaatgcagaGTACTGCTTTATTGTCAGTCATCTCAATGTATCTTTCTTGGATAATTTTGGGAATGAATTGTCCATGATTCAGCATAAAAGACAATGCATATGGAATTTTCTGCTTGTACACTATTGTTTGTCTTATTTCCAAAACCTGACAAGAAGCATATCCTGAAGTGATTATTCCATGCTGGACTTCATGTCTACTGCAGGCAGGTCTGAAGTAGGAAAAAAGGATGTGCCAACACAGGAGAGAATAACTGTCAAAGTCAGGGAGCTGATAGAAGGCTGCTCTCTGATACCATTGTGTTGCTGTTCTGAACAATTTCACCTGAAGTTAAAGCTGTACAGAACAACACTACATGCTCTGTAACAATCTTCATGTACAGAAAGGATATAGAGAAGGCTCTTCACTTGCACTTCTTCTAGAATGAAGACTTCTGTCACAGTCTAAGTTTTTCTTGTTGGGTCTGCTAAAGCTCGAAGGAGCAGCTGCATCACTGCATATTCATTAGACATGTTATTTtagtttttgtgggtttgtgttctttttttcttgtcccAGAAGGCTGAATATGTAACTTTGTGAACCCATTGCAAAGTGTGTACGTAATTCCTACAGTCTGGGGACAACTCTTTAAAGCCCAGTTTCTTACTTgagtagaaaaatatttacaagtttatttaaaaaggcttttcagCATCAGTTATACAAATGGTTTGTGCATGGATATTCAGTTAATCTTTTTGTCACAAGTTAAGGTTTACAGAGTATTGTTACTCTAGCATAGACTTGGGCACATGCTTTGCTAGTATTTAAAGAATTATCTTAAACCACTTTAAAAGCTGCAGTTAGGAAATTTACCCCGTGGTCCTGTGTCTGAAAAAGCTCCAGGTACTGGCCTTTTCTGTCAGGTCTAGTTATGACAAGCTTGCTGAACTGTGTGTGGACAGTAGTCCACCTAATACAGTACCTTGTCTTCGGCAGCATCTAGTTTTAACACACTTAGAGGTGCAAGGTACTCTGTGGTAGGCAAAGTGTGTTCTGTGTCATGGGAGGTTTTCCTCTTACACCCTAGATATTAAGTGTTTTACCCTGTAGTGTAACTAATAGGTTTCAAAAAGGCAGACATTCTGTGAGCTCTTTTTGTAAGGCCAGAAGTTCTTCCTTGCCATGAGAAGTCTAGTTTCATGGCAAGATTTTCAGTCTTTAAGTTCTTGACCTCCTCCATGATATCCTGAGGTTCTGGGCTGTAACTGTGTTTTATGAAAAGTACATTGGACACAGTACTCCTAACTGTATGTTACTCTTACGCAGTAATGGATACTGTGGTGAGCCTAGtattataaaaacaaagaacatgGGAGATATGAAGATCTAAACCAGAAGTCTAGTAACAGTAAAATAAGATAATCAAgcctttgctgtttcattttgcacTGGTGGGTTATACTAGTGGTTTTTAAAATGAACCCTTATCTGGACTGTCTTGGAGGGATAAGTATTAAGAActtcctgacaaaaaaaataatgttctttttatttcttaatttatatGAGAAAACATACAGAAGGTAGACTTGAAATAGAAGCATCTGGTATggagaaatgggggaaaatgaaagatgacATTGTCGTAACTGGAATTAATGGTATTTCTTTGGCTAAAAGAGGAAAGGTAAAAGTGCTGAATACTCCAGAAACCTATCATTTCTTAGGTATTGAAGTGATGAAATTTCTTGGATAAAAACATGAAACGCAAGTCAAAAGGAATACAGTGCAGGTACTTTGGATAGGTATGgcagtatttttcttattattattttcagtacTTAAGAATTGGGGAGGGAAAATAAAGTTCCTATCTCTCTGTGATAAGCTTGGCTGAACATGCATTTGTCAGTTTCAAATTTCTGAGTAGAAAACTTTTGAtctaaaaaaatttaaaatgaatCCTAATGTTTCTTAGACATCATAAAAAGCTGGAGAGTGCAGGGAGTTTGATGTACACAGGACTTGTGTGTGTTGAATTCAGCTGACTAACTCTGATTTGCACTGTAGCAACACTTTGTCTCAGAAGTTGGATCAGTATGCATGAAGAGCAGTGTTCACCTGAGTATATCATCCATAAAATGTTGTCATTTAATTCCCAATGCCAAACAGTTTGGCTTTCTTAACTTCTTGGTTACGATGAATCCAGTGGTGTTCGGCATGTACGTCGGATGTTCCACCCAGGCCGGGGTTTGGGAGGCCCCCGTGCACGTAGATCAAACATGCACTTTACTACCACTTCCCCTGGTGGGCTTTCATCTTCTCAGAGTTCGTATTCTCCGAGCAATAGAGAAGCCATGGATCCTATAGCTGGTAAGAGCTATAACCATGGATTTTACCCCAGTGTTCTCcttgcacagaaaataaaattcaaggtGATAGTAGCTGCCCTGCTTTCTGTTGGCCTGAAGTTGCATGTGTAGGTATACTTCACAGTGCTTGATGTGGTTGATGGCTACTTGTAGGTGAGCAGTGTGCTTAGCTGGGTTGTCACAGGGCCTGTGCATGGAGGTGCTGAAGCTTGAAACCACTGGCTGTCACTTGTGCTTTTAATTCCTAACAGCATAAGGCTTATTTCTCAACTCTGATCTGTGCAAAGGTGCTGCATATTTTTTTACAGGTGACTGTGTTCAACTTTCATTACCTACTTTTAATATGTCTTATTTTGATTTGCCATGTGGATAAAGGTGTTCATGGAGGAGACTCTTTCAATGAAGATGAAATTAGCTGAATTGCATATAAATGgacatttaaaatatgttcaGTTTACATTCAGGCTGCTGTTTGAATGCCAGAACTCGCTAATatcatggatttatttttttaggtgAAGTTATAAATTCTTATATAAATGTATTGTTGCAagtattttcagtgtattttggtCATGTGTAGAAAAGCTCTGGAGGAGAAAGGGTGTCTcactttcagcagcagaaaacaattAATATATGTCTCTGGGAttcccaggagtaacttgtttGGCATTTTCTAGCAATTATGGTGGAATTAAGTTACTTAATCTTGGTATTGCTGAGTGCTGGTAAAAATTACTTGACCATTCTGAGTTCTTGAAatagaaaactgtaattttcttaTTGCCttgaagaaaaccttttttagaAGGATTATATTTTGTTAATGGAAGGATAGTTATCATGACATATATAGTAACTTGTCAATACAGAATTAAGGGGCTTGTCAATACAGAATAAAGGGGCAGAAGCTGTACCACCCCCTCCTTTGTCTGGCTTTACATCAGTTAACAGCAAGCAGGTTATATAAGAAGTATCTTCTGCACAGGGTGCAGAGGAGATTCTGCAGTAATACACTGAGCAATGAATTGCTGCTAATACTTTAGAAATTTCTTTGTAGATGAAACCTGCTATAAGCATTTCAATCCCTCTGAACTGGAAGACTTTAAGGACAGAGTGTGTAATTGCTAGGTCTTCTCTGTACTTCTGTCAGAAATATAATAATTcatacagtaaaaataattgACCAGTTCTAATGTGAAGCACTACTTTTTTATTGTGTATGTTTTATTAGATGTTTGAGGCAGTGGTTCAATATTTGCCTTGTTGCTGCAGCTCAACTTCCCTGTAGGATGCTGGAAAGGTGAAGCCTGTATTTGAGGGGAATAATAACTAAattaattgttaaaaaaaatattgccaaCCCAAGCCACAATACAGTAATTTCTTAGTCATCTGCTATTTTGACTTGAAGCTTCAAGGAGTTGCTGCAAAGGGCataccctgctcttgcagtggggttggaccagatgatctttcaaggtcccttccaacccttgggattctgtgataatttTCCAGGCATTCCATGTAGATTGGCTCACCTGTTATTCTGAAGGCAGTAAACTCTTGACTTACTTGAAAGAGATCAACATAAGTGAGTCTTAATCTTCCTTACCCTTTGAGACATCTAATGCTAGGACTTTTATTCTGGAGCTTCATGGGctcttttggtttgttgtttgatGTTATTGAGCGAGAAAATGAATTGATGAAGGGTGTATTTAGTCCATTGTGTAATGCTTATTTATCATCACAGAAACTttctcttccctggcagagctttTATCTCAGCTATCAGGTGTGAGGCGTTCTGCAGGAGGACAGCTCAACTCCTCTGGCCCTTCTGCTTCTCAGTTACAGCAGCTGCAAATGCAACTGCAGTTGGAACGACAACATGCACAGGCAGCAAGACAACAGCTGGAGACTGCACGCAATGCAACTAGACGCACCAATACGATCAATGTTAACACCACTATGACACAATCTACAACAACAACCAACACAtctaacacagaaaacagtcaGCAGACTATCCAGAATTCCCAGTTTCTTCTCACGAGGTAACttgttctgtttatttactTGTATTTACCTCTTACCATTTCTGTTTGCCTTGGTTCTAGTAGACCTACAGCTCAGTGAAACTGAAGCGTTAGGCACATGCCCTAGTAAAGCAGTGTCTGATCAGATATATCCCAGAGTTAATGAGCTAATTAATCATATGGAAGACATTCACAGTAGACATCAACAGTGCTCACAGAATGTGTGATACCTAAAACCTGCTTCATTCACATTTCTAGtatgaaagcaaaactgataATTTAATATCCAAGAGTAGGTAGCAGTTTATAGGTGGCCGGAAGGGCATTATTCTGCTTTTGGAAAGCCAGCTCCAGGAGCTGGCTGCAGAAATACCCTGTAGTGATCTAGTATTCTTGAAAAGGAAAGGCAGTCTCACAGGTGTGCTGGTACTACTTTTGATGCACCTAGAAATGCATTTAAGGAACTAAGCTTGAGTATAAATTTCTGCAGACCTTGAAAAGGAGGTTGTTTTTGTGACTGGGCTGAGTAAGTTACTTGTGACTCCAGGCAGGGGACTTCTGCCAGATTCTTCATCAAATTTGCAGCTAATATAGGCacttttgtttgcatttgtaaCATCTTTTTAAATGTACTGTCTGCTCCCAAGTGGTAGGTAAACATTGGTTGCTGCATCTAATTTTCAAGAGAAgcaaaaggaatattttgtaAACAGATTGTGCTTGTTTCCCCAACTGCTTCCAACAAAACAAGTGAATTTCCAGTGATACAACCATACAGGCTTGAGCTGTAATGGAGAATCAAAGAcagcattttttaatagaaaaccaTTCTTCAGTTAAAAACTGAAGGTTGAAAAGGGtttatatattaattatttttaaagactggataacaaagcaaataaagaatGCCATTAATTAGCAGCTTTACCTGGTTTAGAAATCATACTTCCCAGGGTTATTTTAAAGAGGAGTCATCCACTGTGTCATTCCAGTTCTGTTAGAAAATTGGGTGctgacttgaaataaaaatgttttccacatCTCCCCCACCATGCTGCCCCATACATATTCTTGTTTGTTTGATATTTTGGAAGAGTGTGGACATTTCCAGAGCTCCTGTGTCAAGAAACTTGGatttgagttaaaaaaaatttatCAAAGTGCAAGCCAATGCAAAAAACTCATATTGTTATTTGGGAGACTTAATCAAAATACCTGCAAATTCCACTGATTGTGACTTTCAGAGTTGGAGCAAGCAGTTTGCTTCCCTATCAGGGCACACTAATCCAGGAGAAGTAGTGGAATAAGCTTTGCATTGTGCTTTTGAGAATCCCTAGGCTTTACACATGCAGGCATTTATTTTGTGGCATATGTGAACTTAGAAGTTGGTGTAGAAACAAAAAGAGGCACATAATGAGCGTGTAGGATATCACAGCAGCTCTCACTGAAAGACTTCTGCATACCAGGAAACCTCACATATAATTCCTGATTTTCCTCTAGCTTTGGGCTCTGCTTTGAATGCTATGATAGCAGTAGGGAAGGAGTGGTTGGTTGCATGCATGCATGTTGTGCTGAGGTGTTGAAGGTTGCCAGAGTAGGCAGGACTGTCCTGAAGCAGTGGTTTTCAAGTGCCTTTTGGTACCTGCCAGTAGTGTCACTGGGGAAATGGGCTTTCACCAACTGcctgtcttcctcttcccttgctGCTGTACAGGTTGAACGATCCGAAGATGTCGGAAGTGGAGCGTCAGTCTATGGAAAGTGAGCGGGCAGACTGCAGCCTGTTTGTTCAGGAGCTTCTACTGTCCACTTTGATGCAGGAAGAAAGTTCCTCCTCAGATGAGGATGAGCGGGGGGAGATTGCAGATTTTGGTGCTATGGGCTGTGTAGATATTATGCCTCTAGATGTTGCTTTAGAAAACCTAAATTTAAAAGAGAGTAATAAAGGAAACGagcctcctccacctcctctttGATGACATCCCACTTTGCAGACAATGTCCTCTGTGCTGTATTTGCCAATGAAAGTGGACAACAACtatcttgggtttgttttggtgatTGTAATTTCAGGTCTGTCACTCTTGTTACATTGTGTacattcaaaagaaagaaagaaaagatatatATGATAATCATTTCCACTTAACTAATTTTGACTTCTAGCAGGTAAATGTAGGTTGTGGTACAGAGCAAAAAGCTCTGTGTCCTGTACCTTGACATGCAAAAGGCTCTCCTAATACTCCACATtcaaactgaagagaaaaacaaaaaatctctaATGAAGCTGCTGTGTGTATTTATGAATATTAATGAATAAAACTGCTTGGATGGTTTACCTTAACTACTGCATGATGTTTTTTGCAGCGTGCATGAGTTTTAGTGACcttgtcatttaaaaaatttaaacacAAGGAGTAAAAGTATAATACCCAAAGCTCTTTCCCATTATTCAAAGGTTACATGACAAAAAGGTTAGTGCAGTTTATGGCCACAAAATAGCTTTTGAATAATATGTGACAGAATGGCATCTTTATGTGCTGTTACTGCACAGGATGGAAACTCTGCAGTGGGATATATTGCTGTGACCAGGGCATGGTGTTTTGCTGTATGTGACTATTATGTTGCCCTGTTAGCCATCACCTCAGTGTGGAGTTGAACTTCATTTTATGCACCTATAGGAGACCGAACAACAGTAAGGCCACTGCTGGAAGCTACTGAGAGGGGCTTTTGTGTGCCCTGAAATCAAATGATGTTCacttttttcaaagtttttcctgtttgtggTTGTTAaattttttcattgttaaatatgttttattcaGGTGTAGACAATTCatattttcactgtttaaaaaaaaaaagttaacctGGATCATGTTGTCTTTAGTTTTTGAAAGCCTTTCACAGTCTCAATCATGTTTTGAgttatttatgtatttgcttCATAGTTTGCAGAGACCTGTCAGTATCAGGAGAGCTCGAGGGTTCAGATTCCCAGATTGTCAAAATATTACAATTGAATTCTTAATGATAACTTTAGcatcttttatttattgttccttttgggttttttttgctggcaTAAAAAGTTGAAAAAGCCTTTTAGTGGAATTGTGCCACCTACATGCCTATACTGTTAACCCTGTTGGTTTGCAAAACAAGAGAGTATGGTGTTCTTGTTCATAGAAGTTTGTAATAGCCCCAAGACAAGGACAGAATGggtatgtttggttttggttttttttctttttgtggttttattttttttcctttggattttTTGAATGTAAAGTTAgattattaaaaccaaaatgcacacAGCTTCTGATGAAAATTTAAACTAGGCTTATATCATAATGGTGTCTTCCCAGATCTTCCTCACCTCACCCCCTCTCTCTTTCTATGTATCCTTCCATCTCTGCAGCATTGCTAGGGTTTTAGAGTAAATCTACAGACTTGAACACCAGATGGTGTTCTCAGCAGAACTGTGATGTGTATGCTAATCCAAcgtaacagcagcaaaagaagcAACCCCATAGGCTGAAGTTTAagttccattcttttttttccctttaaatccTCAAATCTTGGTTGTTTTCACATAGAGCAGCAGTactggctttgttttctgttagtctctggaacagaaaatgtttcaagAGAAACTTTACATGAGGCCTCTGGTTATCCTGAGCGTTACCCCCAGTAGGGACTTTTTTATTGATTGTTGAGGATTTGCAGAAATTTTTCAAGCTGTAGtcttttaaaacacatcttCTGCACATTACAATAAGACACACGGTTCAATAAAGCATTTTGAAGACTGTTGTTCAGTTGATTTTCTTTGGGTTTGATGTATTATCCAGATACTCTTATTCCAGAAACTTCTGCAGCTGTCTTTAATTCCAGCTGTGATTCACATGGCCACGCTTTAAACCCCCATGCTTTTGACTGGCGATGAAGTATGTAATCCTGACCTCTTCACAGGTAGGTGAATTCGAGTTTGCATGGAACAAGATGCATTTCAAGTAGGTTCTCTTCAGTGTGTTGCCATTTGGACACTTGTGTGACTTCCAGACTGCACTCTACTTGCTTTGGAGAAGGTGCAACCCAGTATTATCTGTGTTTACTTAGAGGCTGAGTATATACCAGCTTGGatttaaaggtatttttgtgCATCACATTCACTCTTACAAGTCTTCAGTTGGTGTCAGGAGTTTTCTTGGTGTGTTTGGGGTGGTTGTGGGGTTAATTTGGTGtgggttgtggtttttgtttgggggggggggttgggctgtttctgttttgtattttaggTGTAGAAGTAAACTGAAATAGCCACCAGGAGGTGTTCATagtattttgggtgtatttcatgtttattttcaggGTTTTCAGGGCTGCAGTGGACATAGCCTCAGGTGTTTTGCAGGAGCATCCTGTAGGGGATTACTGCCTTTTCCctgagaaagaacaaaacctcCTCTACACAACAAAAGCTACATCGAAGCACACACTGTGAGCACACCCATGCCAGAAAATGGGACCCTGGTGCTTCACACAATCACAGAAccgttagggttggaagggacctctggagatcatccagtccaatcccctgccaaggcagggccaccacaagcaggttacacaggagtGTCCAGACAGGTTTTCAGTGTCTCCAGAGAAGGAGACTCCATGACCCCCCCTGCGCAGCCTGTTCCCATGCTCTGAcaccctcagtgtaaagaagttcttcctcatgttggggtgaaacttcttgtgttttattttatggcCATTGCTTTGTGTCCAGTCCTtgggcaccactggaaagagtctggcaccctgctccaggccctcccttcccccccccccccccccg
Proteins encoded:
- the LOC101879269 gene encoding E3 ubiquitin-protein ligase KCMF1 isoform X2 produces the protein MQCILTRVDFDLYYGGEAFSIEQPQSFTCPYCGKMGYTETSLQDHVTSEHAETSTEVICPICAALPGGDPNHVTDDFAAHLTLEHRAPRDLDESSGVRHVRRMFHPGRGLGGPRARRSNMHFTTTSPGGLSSSQSSYSPSNREAMDPIAELLSQLSGVRRSAGGQLNSSGPSASQLQQLQMQLQLERQHAQAARQQLETARNATRRTNTINVNTTMTQSTTTTNTSNTENSQQTIQNSQFLLTRLNDPKMSEVERQSMESERADCSLFVQELLLSTLMQEESSSSDEDERGEIADFGAMGCVDIMPLDVALENLNLKESNKGNEPPPPPL
- the LOC101879269 gene encoding E3 ubiquitin-protein ligase KCMF1 isoform X1; translated protein: MSRHEGVSCDACLKGNFRGRRYKCLICYDYDLCATCYESGATTTRHTTDHPMQCILTRVDFDLYYGGEAFSIEQPQSFTCPYCGKMGYTETSLQDHVTSEHAETSTEVICPICAALPGGDPNHVTDDFAAHLTLEHRAPRDLDESSGVRHVRRMFHPGRGLGGPRARRSNMHFTTTSPGGLSSSQSSYSPSNREAMDPIAELLSQLSGVRRSAGGQLNSSGPSASQLQQLQMQLQLERQHAQAARQQLETARNATRRTNTINVNTTMTQSTTTTNTSNTENSQQTIQNSQFLLTRLNDPKMSEVERQSMESERADCSLFVQELLLSTLMQEESSSSDEDERGEIADFGAMGCVDIMPLDVALENLNLKESNKGNEPPPPPL